The following proteins are co-located in the Telopea speciosissima isolate NSW1024214 ecotype Mountain lineage chromosome 9, Tspe_v1, whole genome shotgun sequence genome:
- the LOC122639475 gene encoding uncharacterized protein LOC122639475, translating into MGCCVSTNKTPSAKTVEAEANSYAKAAAGISKAPPPPPLEEETVKEVLSETPTPKPSFRNVETQEIPSPSFLKIETDKRSSPPTPPPSFPIKLEEATNMGKKTTLTPDPAVEEISEVSDMCSLSESLSTTTIGEGRVDDGEVRQRVDRSPAKLPRKLLVGGEFIGRTERREKKTTLSPARRFDQSPSRRDDNNAMKSSQVRHHHSTRDMRGAGAAYTNRRRIPDPGEGLGRRSRSPAPRHAFGRSPSTRGVRSPGRIPALGPENGRKPEESKVDEGNCNWPTNESLENPLVSLECFIFL; encoded by the coding sequence ATGGGTTGCTGTGTCAGCACAAACAAGACTCCTTCGGCGAAAACAGTTGAGGCAGAGGCGAACTCTTATGCCAAAGCAGCAGCAGGAATTAGCAAagctcctccacctcctcctttgGAAGAGGAGACAGTGAAGGAAGTGCTCTCAGAGACTCCTACACCAAAACCCTCTTTCCGTAATGTGGAAACCCAAGAGATTCCTTCGCCCTCTTTCCTCAAGATCGAAACAGATAAGCGTTCTTCCCCACCTACTCCTCCTCCCTCTTTTCCCATTAAGCTTGAAGAAGCTACCAACATGGGGAAGAAAACAACTTTGACTCCTGATCCAGCAGTAGAAGAGATCTCTGAAGTCTCGGACATGTGTAGCTTGAGCGAGAGCTTGTCCACTACAACGATTGGGGAAGGACGCGTTGACGATGGCGAGGTCCGGCAGAGGGTTGACAGATCTCCGGCTAAGCTCCCCAGGAAACTACTTGTCGGCGGGGAGTTCATCGGAAGgacagaaagaagagagaagaaaacaactTTGTCTCCGGCGAGAAGGTTCGACCAATCGCCTAGTAGGAGAGATGACAACAATGCCATGAAATCATCTCAGGTTCGTCATCATCACAGCACTAGGGACATGCGTGGTGCCGGTGCTGCTTATACTAACAGACGACGAATCCCAGATCCAGGTGAGGGTTTGGGGAGGAGATCGAGGTCTCCGGCGCCACGGCACGCTTTTGGGCGGAGCCCATCAACGAGGGGCGTGAGGTCACCAGGACGAATCCCTGCTTTGGGTCCGGAAAACGGACGGAAACCAGAGGAATCGAAGGTAGACGAAGGGAATTGCAATTGGCCCACGAACGAGTCCCTCGAGAACCCCCTTGTCTCTTTGGAATGCTTTATCTTTTTGTAG
- the LOC122641079 gene encoding uncharacterized protein LOC122641079, which produces MREDSWGLPPSGAPLNVQREEHWRHFDNSVNAVSFGFVATAILISMFLVMAIFERFLRPRSSSLSGSSGRNRGDLESQLTFNGKLDHPSPKMTVYTNGVSVLMPGEEIPTFIAHPAPAPCPPEHMLRPPHQHKAFSSSASNMNSNSI; this is translated from the exons ATGAGGGAAGATAGTTGGGGTTTGCCACCTTCTGGGGCTCCGTTGAATGTTCAGAGAGAGGAGCACTGGAGGCATTTTGATAACTCTGTAAATGCGGTTTCTTTTGGGTTTGTCGCCACTGCGATTCTCATCTCCATGTTTCTTGTTATGGCCATCTTCGAAAGGTTTCTTAGGCCACGATCATCTTCTCTATCGGGTTCCAGTGGTCGGAATCGTGGAGATCTCGAGTCACAGCTCACCTTCAATGGAAAGCTTGATCACCCATCACCGAAA ATGACAGTGTATACTAATGGGGTTTCAGTACTAATGCCTGGAGAAGAAATTCCTACATTCATTGCACACCCAGCACCTGCACCATGCCCACCAGAGCACATGTTACGGCCTCCCCATCAACATAAAGCATTCAGCAGCTCTGCCTCAAACATGAACTCGAATTCAATTTGA